From one Amaranthus tricolor cultivar Red isolate AtriRed21 chromosome 17, ASM2621246v1, whole genome shotgun sequence genomic stretch:
- the LOC130804155 gene encoding putative disease resistance RPP13-like protein 1 isoform X2 — MKDCESQQWRRINLLPNLPSQSFVSVILQLFLNYCGLILSKFNKMPIGEIFLAAFLQVLFDKLSKSGISLFLKRRKGVRPQIIQEWQQKLKLIGAYLSDAEQKQFNSDAVKLWLQDLQDFSYDLEDILDEFLTDARLYYQSVHADDDRNYGKELDSGPYCSPLKKVPNIFTHASRASKWKRANYSARIKQISRRLQDILTQAGPLCLSQQTNARKDRPQERMGTSSLVCGSVVYGRDDDTKEGGIGKTTLAQCVYNDDQIKFHFNIRAWVTVSDVFDVKRITTAIINSVTPDTPVNFDDINKAQEELKNLLADKRFLIVLDDVWSDEYGPWDQLQIPFWSAAKGSRILTTTRIDKVAKNMIRSSTQCPSFYLKGLSNDDCWLLFEQHAPVDPDVIRMREDIVPLFKGLPLAAKALGGLLRKEDKSKWPRILKSNMWSEEGGVLPALRLSYHHLPPHLKRIFSYCSIFPRSYVFHEKDVVLMWMAEGFLQEGKEGSMEDIGRDYLADLVSRSLFEPVPYRRRSYIMHDLIHELAQWAAGDICCTIGMRRDSCRTRHFSFTFDVGDDRSGLLQPVDPNNVGQLRTFALFAKAYGCPLIKLPDFSTPRFKYLRLLSLARMKLTQVPRVIGNLSHLRLLDLSSTHVRELPVSTRNLHNLQTLLLKNCRFLEAVTHVTHLIELRHLDFVGAALVEIPRGIGKLTNLRTLNGLVLKAKHGDAIRELKYLNDLHGSLKISGIQNIVRSEDAKEAMMHEKSGLNELRMFWGASTNEVDDNVEHHVLHYLKPHESIKELLLEGYRASTFPSWLGNSSFAKIVVVRLVKCFGCNCLPPLGQLPNLKELWVIGLQGIENVGPEFYGTSCSKPFPSLRTLCFKDMTNWKDWKPISINGKGAFPCLEKLLIIDCKLLDEYSPRHLPSLEVLEIKDCYKLKVTLPRCPVLRNLTIMGCRVLSSTESVICCSEIIRLVDISEFTGFEGFQVKGFKKLVLGGYEYLERTQSSKIIEITRCPKLHNWSLDGYRGLDNKLTEVRLENCEDLMPFLLEKNLLSTVRYLFIKSFYSLKYTATLTRLCSFLEVFSIGHCSVLVTIDQLPITLCRLDLSNCRKLQAVAFEESSSFNIGGKFLLEELNVEGCKSLKSLFSTCIFPTTLEAEPPPSSVSRSTTKFLCELPNLTQLRVSECPIATVFPQGLLLPRIKTLSLTHCPNVEVLPSKVSNFISLTRLDFVDVKISQPAQEWGLDLLTSLQHLKLAFLGSSVDSVECISGPNLILPSSLSHLSISGFQNLKSILCSCFPSLTQLTVRSCMRFESLDDNDGYSKPRHVEISDCPLMAQQRQGDPDGLVHTGLIDDDGGYLSSDSYTSY; from the exons ATGAAGGATTGCGAAAGTCAACAATGGAGGCGTATAAATCTTCTCCCCAATCTTCCTTCACAATCTTTTGTGAGTGTAATTCTTCAACTGTTCCTCAATTATTGTGGCTTAATTTTATCGAAATTCAATAAAATGCCGATTGGAGAGATATTTCTAGCAGCATTTCTTCAAGTATTGTTTGACAAGTTATCAAAGAGTGGAATAAGCTTGTTCTTGAAGCGAAGAAAAGGAGTACGACCTCAAATTATCCAAGAGTGGCagcaaaagcttaaactgattgGAGCTTATTTGAGTGATGCAGAACAGAAGCAATTTAATAGCGATGCTGTCAAATTGTGGCTTCAAGATCTTCAAGATTTTTCATATGATTTGGAGGATATTTTGGATGAATTTCTTACTGATGCTCGGCTTTATTATCAGTCGGTTCACGCCGATGATGATCGAAATTATGGCAAGGAACTTGATTCTGGTCCATATTGTTCTCCGCTTAAAAAG GTACCCAACATTTTTACACATGCTTCTAGAGCTTCAAAATGGAAGCGTGCAAACTATTCGGCTAGGATTAAACAGATTAGCAGACGCCTGCAAGATATTTTAACCCAGGCGGGGCCATTGTGTCTCTCACAGCAGACAAACGCAAGAAAAGATCGACCACAAGAGCGGATGGGAACATCATCTTTGGTGTGTGGATCAGTTGTTTATGGAAGAGATGATGATACAAAAGAG GGAGGCATTGGGAAGACGACCCTTGCTCAGTGTGTTTACAATGACGATCAGATAaagtttcattttaatattagaGCATGGGTGACTGTGTCAGATGTGTTTGATGTTAAACGGATTACGACAGCAATCATTAATTCTGTCACTCCTGATACACCAGTAAATTTTGATGACATAAACAAGGCACAGGAGGAATTGAAGAATCTGCTGGCAGATAAACGATTTTTAATCGTTCTTGATGATGTTTGGAGTGATGAATATGGCCCCTGGGACCAGCTTCAGATTCCTTTCTGGTCTGCTGCTAAAGGAAGCAGAATCCTAACAACAACAAGAATAGACAAGGTGGCAAAGAACATGATTAGAAGTTCTACTCAATGCCCAAGCTTCTATTTGAAGGGTTTATCAAACGATGATTGTTGGCTTCTATTTGAGCAGCATGCACCTGTAGACCCTGACGTTATCAGGATGCGGGAAGACATTGTGCCGTTATTCAAAGGATTGCCTTTGGCAGCCAAAGCTTTGGGTGGTCTTCTCAGGAAAGAAGATAAGAGCAAGTGGCCAAGGATATTGAAGAGCAATATGTGGAGCGAGGAAGGAGGTGTTCTGCCGGCATTAAGGTTGAGTTACCATCATCTCCCGCCACACCTAAAACGTATATTTTCCTATTGCTCCATATTTCCCAGAAGTTATGTTTTTCATGAGAAGGATGTTGTCTTAATGTGGATGGCTGAAGGATTTTTACAAGAAGGCAAGGAGGGAAGCATGGAAGACATAGGCCGTGACTATTTAGCGGACCTAGTATCAAGATCATTGTTTGAACCTGTCCCTTATAGGAGGAGAAGCTATATTATGCATGATCTCATCCATGAGTTGGCTCAATGGGCTGCTGGTGATATTTGTTGCACAATAGGTATGAGAAGAGATTCTTGCAGGACTCGTCATTTCTCATTCACATTTGATGTTGGAGATGATAGATCAGGTCTACTACAGCCCGTTGATCCCAACAACGTTGGTCAATTGCGAACTTTTGCTCTTTTTGCCAAGGCATATGGCTGTCCTCTAATAAAGTTGCCAGATTTCAGTACTCCACGATTCAAATACCTACGCTTGCTATCTTTAGCTCGCATGAAACTTACTCAGGTACCACGTGTTATTGGTAACCTCAGTCACTTACGGCTTCTGGACCTCTCATCGACACATGTAAGGGAGTTACCAGTATCAACTAGAAATCTTCACAACCTTCAAACACTGCTCTTAAAAAATTGTCGATTTCTTGAGGCTGTCACACATGTGACACATCTAATTGAACTTCGGCATTTGGACTTTGTTGGGGCTGCTTTAGTGGAGATCCCAAGGGGAATTGGAAAATTGACAAATCTACGGACATTGAATGGGCTTGTCTTGAAAGCAAAACATGGCGATGCAATAAGAGAATTAAAGTATTTGAACGATCTGCATGGCTCACTGAAAATCTCCGGGATACAAAATATAGTGAGGAGTGAGGATGCGAAAGAAGCCATGATGCACGAAAAATCAGGTCTTAATGAGTTGAGAATGTTTTGGGGAGCTTCTACCAACGAAGTTGATGACAATGTAGAACATCATGTTCTCCACTATCTGAAGCCTCACGAATCCATCAAAGAACTACTTCTAGAAGGATACAGGGCCTCGACATTCCCATCTTGGTTGGGAAATTCTTCGTTTGCTAAGATTGTTGTCGTAAGACTAGTAAAATGTTTCGGATGCAATTGCTTACCACCACTTGGTCAATTACCGAACTTGAAAGAGCTTTGGGTCATAGGCTTGCAAGGTATCGAGAATGTAGGTCCTGAATTTTATGGTACAAGTTGTTCTAAACCCTTCCCTTCATTGAGAACTTTATGCTTCAAAGATATGACCAACTGGAAGGATTGGAAGCCTATATCAATTAACGGAAAAGGAGCATTTCCATGCCTTGAAAAACTTTTGATTATAGATTGCAAATTACTTGATGAATATTCTCCTCGCCATCTACCATCACTAGAAGTACTTGAGATCAAGGATTGTTACAAGCTAAAAGTCACACTTCCAAGATGTCCAGTACTCAGGAATCTAACAATAATGGGATGTAGAGTGTTATCAAGTACTGAATCTGTCATATGCTGTTCCGAAATCATAAGGCTTGTAGACATTTCTGAATTTACTGGATTTGAGGGTTTTCAAGTGAAAGGATTCAAAAAACTCGTGCTAGGAGGATATGAGTATTTAGAAAGAACTCAAAGCAGTAAGATAATAGAAATCACAAGGTGTCCAAAGCTTCATAATTGGTCACTCGATGGATATAGAGGGTTAGACAACAAGTTGACTGAGGTCCGACTAGAAAACTGTGAAGATCTGATGCCATTCCTGCTGGAAAAGAACTTACTGTCAACTGTGAGATATCTTTTCATCAAGAGCTTCTATTCTCTGAAATACACAGCCACCTTAACTCGCCTTTGTAGTTTTCTTGAAGTGTTCTCTATAGGGCATTGTTCAGTTCTCGTGACTATTGATCAGCTGCCCATAACACTTTGTAGGCTAGATTTAAGTAATTGTCGAAAACTACAGGCTGTTGCATTTGAGGAGTCAAGTTCCTTCAATATTGGTGGAAAGTTTCTTCTCGAGGAACTAAATGTTGAAGGATGCAAATCTTTGAAATCCTTGTTTAGCACATGTATTTTCCCGACAACCCTAGAAGCCGAACCTCCACCCTCTTCTGTTTCGAGATCAACAACTAAGTTCCTTTGCGAACTTCCAAATCTTACTCAGTTAAGAGTAAGTGAATGCCCCATAGCCACCGTGTTCCCACAAGGTTTACTCCTCCCTCGTATAAAAACACTTTCTTTGACACATTGTCCGAATGTAGAGGTGCTCCCCAGTAAGGTATCTAACTTCATATCCTTAACTAGACTTGATTTTGTGGATGTCAAGATATCTCAACCAGCTCAAGAATGGGGATTAGACCTTCTTACTTCTCTTCAACATCTTAAACTTGCTTTCTTGGGAAGCTCTGTAGATTCAGTAGAGTGTATTTCCGGCCCCAATCTTATTCTTCCGTCTTCCTTATCGCACTTGTCAATTAGCGGCTTCCAAAATTTGAAATCTATTTTGTGCTCCTGCTTTCCGAGCCTAACTCAACTTACTGTCCGATCTTGTATGAGGTTTGAGTCGTTAGATGATAATGACGGATACTCAAAGCCTAGACATGTGGAGATTAGTGATTGTCCTTTGATGGCTCAACAACGTCAAGGTGATCCTGATGGCCTTGTACATACAGGATtaattgatgatgatggtggTTATTTAAGCTCAGATTCATATACTTCATATTGA
- the LOC130804155 gene encoding putative disease resistance RPP13-like protein 1 isoform X1 has product MKDCESQQWRRINLLPNLPSQSFVSVILQLFLNYCGLILSKFNKMPIGEIFLAAFLQVLFDKLSKSGISLFLKRRKGVRPQIIQEWQQKLKLIGAYLSDAEQKQFNSDAVKLWLQDLQDFSYDLEDILDEFLTDARLYYQSVHADDDRNYGKELDSGPYCSPLKKVPNIFTHASRASKWKRANYSARIKQISRRLQDILTQAGPLCLSQQTNARKDRPQERMGTSSLVCGSVVYGRDDDTKEVIRRLLNDEQNCENYMVIPLVGQGGIGKTTLAQCVYNDDQIKFHFNIRAWVTVSDVFDVKRITTAIINSVTPDTPVNFDDINKAQEELKNLLADKRFLIVLDDVWSDEYGPWDQLQIPFWSAAKGSRILTTTRIDKVAKNMIRSSTQCPSFYLKGLSNDDCWLLFEQHAPVDPDVIRMREDIVPLFKGLPLAAKALGGLLRKEDKSKWPRILKSNMWSEEGGVLPALRLSYHHLPPHLKRIFSYCSIFPRSYVFHEKDVVLMWMAEGFLQEGKEGSMEDIGRDYLADLVSRSLFEPVPYRRRSYIMHDLIHELAQWAAGDICCTIGMRRDSCRTRHFSFTFDVGDDRSGLLQPVDPNNVGQLRTFALFAKAYGCPLIKLPDFSTPRFKYLRLLSLARMKLTQVPRVIGNLSHLRLLDLSSTHVRELPVSTRNLHNLQTLLLKNCRFLEAVTHVTHLIELRHLDFVGAALVEIPRGIGKLTNLRTLNGLVLKAKHGDAIRELKYLNDLHGSLKISGIQNIVRSEDAKEAMMHEKSGLNELRMFWGASTNEVDDNVEHHVLHYLKPHESIKELLLEGYRASTFPSWLGNSSFAKIVVVRLVKCFGCNCLPPLGQLPNLKELWVIGLQGIENVGPEFYGTSCSKPFPSLRTLCFKDMTNWKDWKPISINGKGAFPCLEKLLIIDCKLLDEYSPRHLPSLEVLEIKDCYKLKVTLPRCPVLRNLTIMGCRVLSSTESVICCSEIIRLVDISEFTGFEGFQVKGFKKLVLGGYEYLERTQSSKIIEITRCPKLHNWSLDGYRGLDNKLTEVRLENCEDLMPFLLEKNLLSTVRYLFIKSFYSLKYTATLTRLCSFLEVFSIGHCSVLVTIDQLPITLCRLDLSNCRKLQAVAFEESSSFNIGGKFLLEELNVEGCKSLKSLFSTCIFPTTLEAEPPPSSVSRSTTKFLCELPNLTQLRVSECPIATVFPQGLLLPRIKTLSLTHCPNVEVLPSKVSNFISLTRLDFVDVKISQPAQEWGLDLLTSLQHLKLAFLGSSVDSVECISGPNLILPSSLSHLSISGFQNLKSILCSCFPSLTQLTVRSCMRFESLDDNDGYSKPRHVEISDCPLMAQQRQGDPDGLVHTGLIDDDGGYLSSDSYTSY; this is encoded by the exons ATGAAGGATTGCGAAAGTCAACAATGGAGGCGTATAAATCTTCTCCCCAATCTTCCTTCACAATCTTTTGTGAGTGTAATTCTTCAACTGTTCCTCAATTATTGTGGCTTAATTTTATCGAAATTCAATAAAATGCCGATTGGAGAGATATTTCTAGCAGCATTTCTTCAAGTATTGTTTGACAAGTTATCAAAGAGTGGAATAAGCTTGTTCTTGAAGCGAAGAAAAGGAGTACGACCTCAAATTATCCAAGAGTGGCagcaaaagcttaaactgattgGAGCTTATTTGAGTGATGCAGAACAGAAGCAATTTAATAGCGATGCTGTCAAATTGTGGCTTCAAGATCTTCAAGATTTTTCATATGATTTGGAGGATATTTTGGATGAATTTCTTACTGATGCTCGGCTTTATTATCAGTCGGTTCACGCCGATGATGATCGAAATTATGGCAAGGAACTTGATTCTGGTCCATATTGTTCTCCGCTTAAAAAG GTACCCAACATTTTTACACATGCTTCTAGAGCTTCAAAATGGAAGCGTGCAAACTATTCGGCTAGGATTAAACAGATTAGCAGACGCCTGCAAGATATTTTAACCCAGGCGGGGCCATTGTGTCTCTCACAGCAGACAAACGCAAGAAAAGATCGACCACAAGAGCGGATGGGAACATCATCTTTGGTGTGTGGATCAGTTGTTTATGGAAGAGATGATGATACAAAAGAGGTAATCCGAAGACTACTAAATGATGAGCAAAATTGTGAGAATTATATGGTGATTCCTCTTGTTGGACAGGGAGGCATTGGGAAGACGACCCTTGCTCAGTGTGTTTACAATGACGATCAGATAaagtttcattttaatattagaGCATGGGTGACTGTGTCAGATGTGTTTGATGTTAAACGGATTACGACAGCAATCATTAATTCTGTCACTCCTGATACACCAGTAAATTTTGATGACATAAACAAGGCACAGGAGGAATTGAAGAATCTGCTGGCAGATAAACGATTTTTAATCGTTCTTGATGATGTTTGGAGTGATGAATATGGCCCCTGGGACCAGCTTCAGATTCCTTTCTGGTCTGCTGCTAAAGGAAGCAGAATCCTAACAACAACAAGAATAGACAAGGTGGCAAAGAACATGATTAGAAGTTCTACTCAATGCCCAAGCTTCTATTTGAAGGGTTTATCAAACGATGATTGTTGGCTTCTATTTGAGCAGCATGCACCTGTAGACCCTGACGTTATCAGGATGCGGGAAGACATTGTGCCGTTATTCAAAGGATTGCCTTTGGCAGCCAAAGCTTTGGGTGGTCTTCTCAGGAAAGAAGATAAGAGCAAGTGGCCAAGGATATTGAAGAGCAATATGTGGAGCGAGGAAGGAGGTGTTCTGCCGGCATTAAGGTTGAGTTACCATCATCTCCCGCCACACCTAAAACGTATATTTTCCTATTGCTCCATATTTCCCAGAAGTTATGTTTTTCATGAGAAGGATGTTGTCTTAATGTGGATGGCTGAAGGATTTTTACAAGAAGGCAAGGAGGGAAGCATGGAAGACATAGGCCGTGACTATTTAGCGGACCTAGTATCAAGATCATTGTTTGAACCTGTCCCTTATAGGAGGAGAAGCTATATTATGCATGATCTCATCCATGAGTTGGCTCAATGGGCTGCTGGTGATATTTGTTGCACAATAGGTATGAGAAGAGATTCTTGCAGGACTCGTCATTTCTCATTCACATTTGATGTTGGAGATGATAGATCAGGTCTACTACAGCCCGTTGATCCCAACAACGTTGGTCAATTGCGAACTTTTGCTCTTTTTGCCAAGGCATATGGCTGTCCTCTAATAAAGTTGCCAGATTTCAGTACTCCACGATTCAAATACCTACGCTTGCTATCTTTAGCTCGCATGAAACTTACTCAGGTACCACGTGTTATTGGTAACCTCAGTCACTTACGGCTTCTGGACCTCTCATCGACACATGTAAGGGAGTTACCAGTATCAACTAGAAATCTTCACAACCTTCAAACACTGCTCTTAAAAAATTGTCGATTTCTTGAGGCTGTCACACATGTGACACATCTAATTGAACTTCGGCATTTGGACTTTGTTGGGGCTGCTTTAGTGGAGATCCCAAGGGGAATTGGAAAATTGACAAATCTACGGACATTGAATGGGCTTGTCTTGAAAGCAAAACATGGCGATGCAATAAGAGAATTAAAGTATTTGAACGATCTGCATGGCTCACTGAAAATCTCCGGGATACAAAATATAGTGAGGAGTGAGGATGCGAAAGAAGCCATGATGCACGAAAAATCAGGTCTTAATGAGTTGAGAATGTTTTGGGGAGCTTCTACCAACGAAGTTGATGACAATGTAGAACATCATGTTCTCCACTATCTGAAGCCTCACGAATCCATCAAAGAACTACTTCTAGAAGGATACAGGGCCTCGACATTCCCATCTTGGTTGGGAAATTCTTCGTTTGCTAAGATTGTTGTCGTAAGACTAGTAAAATGTTTCGGATGCAATTGCTTACCACCACTTGGTCAATTACCGAACTTGAAAGAGCTTTGGGTCATAGGCTTGCAAGGTATCGAGAATGTAGGTCCTGAATTTTATGGTACAAGTTGTTCTAAACCCTTCCCTTCATTGAGAACTTTATGCTTCAAAGATATGACCAACTGGAAGGATTGGAAGCCTATATCAATTAACGGAAAAGGAGCATTTCCATGCCTTGAAAAACTTTTGATTATAGATTGCAAATTACTTGATGAATATTCTCCTCGCCATCTACCATCACTAGAAGTACTTGAGATCAAGGATTGTTACAAGCTAAAAGTCACACTTCCAAGATGTCCAGTACTCAGGAATCTAACAATAATGGGATGTAGAGTGTTATCAAGTACTGAATCTGTCATATGCTGTTCCGAAATCATAAGGCTTGTAGACATTTCTGAATTTACTGGATTTGAGGGTTTTCAAGTGAAAGGATTCAAAAAACTCGTGCTAGGAGGATATGAGTATTTAGAAAGAACTCAAAGCAGTAAGATAATAGAAATCACAAGGTGTCCAAAGCTTCATAATTGGTCACTCGATGGATATAGAGGGTTAGACAACAAGTTGACTGAGGTCCGACTAGAAAACTGTGAAGATCTGATGCCATTCCTGCTGGAAAAGAACTTACTGTCAACTGTGAGATATCTTTTCATCAAGAGCTTCTATTCTCTGAAATACACAGCCACCTTAACTCGCCTTTGTAGTTTTCTTGAAGTGTTCTCTATAGGGCATTGTTCAGTTCTCGTGACTATTGATCAGCTGCCCATAACACTTTGTAGGCTAGATTTAAGTAATTGTCGAAAACTACAGGCTGTTGCATTTGAGGAGTCAAGTTCCTTCAATATTGGTGGAAAGTTTCTTCTCGAGGAACTAAATGTTGAAGGATGCAAATCTTTGAAATCCTTGTTTAGCACATGTATTTTCCCGACAACCCTAGAAGCCGAACCTCCACCCTCTTCTGTTTCGAGATCAACAACTAAGTTCCTTTGCGAACTTCCAAATCTTACTCAGTTAAGAGTAAGTGAATGCCCCATAGCCACCGTGTTCCCACAAGGTTTACTCCTCCCTCGTATAAAAACACTTTCTTTGACACATTGTCCGAATGTAGAGGTGCTCCCCAGTAAGGTATCTAACTTCATATCCTTAACTAGACTTGATTTTGTGGATGTCAAGATATCTCAACCAGCTCAAGAATGGGGATTAGACCTTCTTACTTCTCTTCAACATCTTAAACTTGCTTTCTTGGGAAGCTCTGTAGATTCAGTAGAGTGTATTTCCGGCCCCAATCTTATTCTTCCGTCTTCCTTATCGCACTTGTCAATTAGCGGCTTCCAAAATTTGAAATCTATTTTGTGCTCCTGCTTTCCGAGCCTAACTCAACTTACTGTCCGATCTTGTATGAGGTTTGAGTCGTTAGATGATAATGACGGATACTCAAAGCCTAGACATGTGGAGATTAGTGATTGTCCTTTGATGGCTCAACAACGTCAAGGTGATCCTGATGGCCTTGTACATACAGGATtaattgatgatgatggtggTTATTTAAGCTCAGATTCATATACTTCATATTGA
- the LOC130804217 gene encoding annexin-like protein RJ4 has product MGTLIAPEHADPIADAEALRKAVQGFGTDENGIISIIGHRNADQRKLIKEAYEQLYNENLIKRFESELSGNFEKAVYRWMLDPCDREAVLAYNALKKADYRVIIELSCIPSSEVLLAIKRAYQARYRHSLEEDVASHFSGEMRTLLLLLVSVYRHDTEESEPKLVEAEAEILHNCIKDKDYKHDEIIRILTTRSKAHLVSTFYRFQDISGTSITEILDCDQDHEFVAALQAVIRCIKCPQEYLEQVLTDALMKHGTDEDALTRVIVTRAEIDLGEIKELFYKRNSRTLEHVVIKETHWDYETFLVTLLGKD; this is encoded by the exons ATGGGCACCCTCATCGCTCCTGAACACGCCGATCCCATTGCTGATGCTGAAGCTCTTAGAAAAGCTGTCCAAG GATTTGGTACTGATGAGAATGGCATAATATCAATCATTGGTCATAGGAATGCAGACCAGAGGAAGCTTATCAAGGAAGCTTATGAACAGCTGTATAATGAAAATCTTATTAAGCGTTTTGAGAGCGAGCTTTCTGGGAACTTTGAG AAAGCTGTATATCGGTGGATGTTGGATCCCTGTGATCGGGAAGCTGTTCTAGCGTACAATGCTCTAAAGAAAGCAGACTACCGAGTAATCATCGAACTCTCGTGCATCCCTTCTTCCGAAGTACTCTTGGCAATCAAACGGGCTTATCAGGCTCGATACAGACATAGCTTGGAGGAAGATGTTGCCTCTCACTTCTCTGGTGAAATGCGCACA ctgctacttttgctagTTAGTGTGTACAGGCATGACACTGAAGAGTCAGAGCCAAAACTGGTCGAAGCAGAGGCTGAAATCCTTCACAATTGCATCAAGGATAAGGATTATAAACACGATGAGATCATAAGGATTTTAACCACTCGGAGTAAGGCTCACCTCGTATCAACCTTTTACCGTTTTCAAGATATCTCAGGAACTTCCATCACTGAG ATTTTGGATTGTGACCAAGATCATGAATTCGTTGCAGCACTCCAAGCTGTCATTCGATGCATCAAGTGTCCTCAGGAGTATTTGGAACAG GTTCTGACTGATGCACTTATGAAGCACGGAACTGATGAAGATGCACTGACTAGAGTGATAGTAACGAGGGCAGAGATAGACTTGGGAGAAATCAAGGAGCTTTTCTACAAGAGGAACAGTAGGACACTTGAGCATGTTGTGATTAAAGAGACTCACTGGGACTATGAGACCTTCCTAGTCACCTTACTCGGAAAAGACTAA
- the LOC130803705 gene encoding pectinesterase 2-like: MAQDITFENSAGSDRSQAVALSCSANHTIFYRCRFNGYHDTLYAKQGTQFYRECDIYGTVDFIFGFATSVFQKCNLYAHTSDSKTVTYTAQGRQSLDQKSVFTLQGCNFTTAPGVDSTESAISAFLGRPWFPYSTVMVMESYLDWIISPSGWEDWPNTPDKNAVYLEFRNWGPRADTSERVQWSGFKVIRDSREAWPYIASQLIQGDEWIPDTGVPYEAGFLFSPLD; this comes from the coding sequence ATGGCACAAGACATAACATTCGAGAACAGCGCAGGAAGCGACAGAAGCCAAGCAGTAGCCCTTTCATGTTCCGCAAACCACACCATCTTTTACAGATGCAGATTCAATGGATACCATGACACTCTCTATGCCAAACAAGGTACCCAATTCTATAGAGAATGTGACATATACGGAACAGTCGATTTCATATTTGGATTTGCAACATCTGTTTTCCAAAAATGCAATCTATATGCCCATACATCAGACTCTAAGACAGTAACATATACAGCACAAGGCAGACAGTCTTTAGATCAGAAATCAGTTTTCACACTACAAGGCTGTAATTTCACTACAGCTCCTGGTGTGGACAGTACTGAATCTGCCATAAGTGCATTCCTTGGACGGCCATGGTTTCCTTACTCTACGGTTATGGTCATGGAGTCGTATTTGGATTGGATAATTAGTCCTTCTGGGTGGGAGGACTGGCCCAATACACCGGACAAAAATGCAGTTTATTTGGAGTTTCGGAACTGGGGACCGAGAGCTGATACGAGTGAGAGAGTACAGTGGTCGGGTTTTAAGGTGATACGTGATTCGAGGGAGGCATGGCCTTATATTGCTTCTCAGTTGATCCAAGGAGATGAGTGGATCCCAGATACTGGTGTTCCTTACGAAGCTGGATTTTTATTCTCACCTTTAGATTAG